One genomic region from Biomphalaria glabrata chromosome 7, xgBioGlab47.1, whole genome shotgun sequence encodes:
- the LOC106052152 gene encoding glutathione S-transferase omega-1-like isoform X1 — MTQKSFTKGSAFPPLKPGLLRLYSMRFCPYAQRTRLVLEYKNITYETINVNLKDKPEWFFDKNPLGLVPILELDDKIIYESTATCEWLDDVYTQNRLQPTDPYVKAWDRILLEYFGKVTTAFYGFLRKPDEREKLQEEFQKYFEFYNDILAKRGGPLFGGEKPSLIDFFLWPHFERLQILQEIDSRLLLDKSKFPSLAKWQESMLQVPAVKATSFDLETHKRFFQSYLTGNPDYDIGLEE, encoded by the exons ATGACGCAGAAATCTTTTACTAAAG gTTCAGCCTTCCCACCACTCAAGCCAGGATTGCTTCGTTTGTATAGCATGAGATTCTGCCCTTATGCACAAAGAACTCGTTTGGTTTTAGAGTATAAAAATATTAC atatgaaACTATTAACGTTAACCTGAAAGATAAGCCGGAATGGTTTTTTGACAAAAATCCACTGGGTCTAGTTCCAATATTAGAACTAGATGACAAGATTATCTATGAGTCAACAGCTACTTGTGAATGGTTGGATGATGTATACACACAGAACAGACTTCAACCCACTGATCCTTATGTTAAAGCCTGGGACAGGATTCTTTTAGAATATTTTGGAAAG GTAACAACAGCATTCTATGGCTTTCTAAGAAAACCAGATGAGAGGGAAAAACTGCAAGAAGAATTCCAGAAATATTTTGAGTTCTATAATGATATCCTTGCTAAGCGAGGTGGTCCTTTATTTGGAG GGGAAAAACCATCCTTGATTGATTTCTTCTTGTGGCCACATTTTGAAAGACTCCAAATTCTTCAAGAGATTGACTCCAGGCTTCTATTGGACAAGTCTAAGTTTCCAAGTTTGGCCAAATGGCAAGAGTCAATGTTGCAAGTCCCTGCTGTGAAAGCTACTAGCTTTGATCTGGAAACCCACAAGCGTTTTTTCCAATCTTATTTAACTGGGAATCCAGACTATGATATCGGTTTAGAAGAATAG
- the LOC106052152 gene encoding glutathione S-transferase omega-1-like isoform X3: MRFCPYAQRTRLVLEYKNITYETINVNLKDKPEWFFDKNPLGLVPILELDDKIIYESTATCEWLDDVYTQNRLQPTDPYVKAWDRILLEYFGKVTTAFYGFLRKPDEREKLQEEFQKYFEFYNDILAKRGGPLFGGEKPSLIDFFLWPHFERLQILQEIDSRLLLDKSKFPSLAKWQESMLQVPAVKATSFDLETHKRFFQSYLTGNPDYDIGLEE, translated from the exons ATGAGATTCTGCCCTTATGCACAAAGAACTCGTTTGGTTTTAGAGTATAAAAATATTAC atatgaaACTATTAACGTTAACCTGAAAGATAAGCCGGAATGGTTTTTTGACAAAAATCCACTGGGTCTAGTTCCAATATTAGAACTAGATGACAAGATTATCTATGAGTCAACAGCTACTTGTGAATGGTTGGATGATGTATACACACAGAACAGACTTCAACCCACTGATCCTTATGTTAAAGCCTGGGACAGGATTCTTTTAGAATATTTTGGAAAG GTAACAACAGCATTCTATGGCTTTCTAAGAAAACCAGATGAGAGGGAAAAACTGCAAGAAGAATTCCAGAAATATTTTGAGTTCTATAATGATATCCTTGCTAAGCGAGGTGGTCCTTTATTTGGAG GGGAAAAACCATCCTTGATTGATTTCTTCTTGTGGCCACATTTTGAAAGACTCCAAATTCTTCAAGAGATTGACTCCAGGCTTCTATTGGACAAGTCTAAGTTTCCAAGTTTGGCCAAATGGCAAGAGTCAATGTTGCAAGTCCCTGCTGTGAAAGCTACTAGCTTTGATCTGGAAACCCACAAGCGTTTTTTCCAATCTTATTTAACTGGGAATCCAGACTATGATATCGGTTTAGAAGAATAG
- the LOC106052152 gene encoding glutathione S-transferase omega-1-like isoform X2 → MIQGILGSAFPPLKPGLLRLYSMRFCPYAQRTRLVLEYKNITYETINVNLKDKPEWFFDKNPLGLVPILELDDKIIYESTATCEWLDDVYTQNRLQPTDPYVKAWDRILLEYFGKVTTAFYGFLRKPDEREKLQEEFQKYFEFYNDILAKRGGPLFGGEKPSLIDFFLWPHFERLQILQEIDSRLLLDKSKFPSLAKWQESMLQVPAVKATSFDLETHKRFFQSYLTGNPDYDIGLEE, encoded by the exons ATGATTCAGGGCATTCTAG gTTCAGCCTTCCCACCACTCAAGCCAGGATTGCTTCGTTTGTATAGCATGAGATTCTGCCCTTATGCACAAAGAACTCGTTTGGTTTTAGAGTATAAAAATATTAC atatgaaACTATTAACGTTAACCTGAAAGATAAGCCGGAATGGTTTTTTGACAAAAATCCACTGGGTCTAGTTCCAATATTAGAACTAGATGACAAGATTATCTATGAGTCAACAGCTACTTGTGAATGGTTGGATGATGTATACACACAGAACAGACTTCAACCCACTGATCCTTATGTTAAAGCCTGGGACAGGATTCTTTTAGAATATTTTGGAAAG GTAACAACAGCATTCTATGGCTTTCTAAGAAAACCAGATGAGAGGGAAAAACTGCAAGAAGAATTCCAGAAATATTTTGAGTTCTATAATGATATCCTTGCTAAGCGAGGTGGTCCTTTATTTGGAG GGGAAAAACCATCCTTGATTGATTTCTTCTTGTGGCCACATTTTGAAAGACTCCAAATTCTTCAAGAGATTGACTCCAGGCTTCTATTGGACAAGTCTAAGTTTCCAAGTTTGGCCAAATGGCAAGAGTCAATGTTGCAAGTCCCTGCTGTGAAAGCTACTAGCTTTGATCTGGAAACCCACAAGCGTTTTTTCCAATCTTATTTAACTGGGAATCCAGACTATGATATCGGTTTAGAAGAATAG